Proteins co-encoded in one Arachis stenosperma cultivar V10309 chromosome 7, arast.V10309.gnm1.PFL2, whole genome shotgun sequence genomic window:
- the LOC130941853 gene encoding putative disease resistance protein RGA3 isoform X1, with the protein MMDCISGFASSISRDLVVGTTNQLRYPCCFNDFIEDLEQEEEKLITTRNSVEDRVKHARKQVIKNAEVVNAWLEKSNPLKDKAEDLIRKARTNKSCCFGYCPNWIWKYHLAKKLAKRRKEVEMCVQEGKMYIQYERIASLPSKQHFLENCLKFDSREGDYEELLEALKDDEVTTIGLYGMGGCGKTTMAMELMRTAEAENLFDKVLFVSVSNIVDVRKIQDRIASALQFQFPEGGESERAQRLRARLNLDDQRTLVILDDLWQSLDFGVIGIPSGQNHRNCKVLITTQYETVCSLMNCQRMIYLSTLTDEEAWELFQNQAQLSGSTSDNLKHLGRLISDECKGLPVAIAALASTLKGKAEDDWNVALVRLRNSIPVNIERGLKDPYKCFRVSYDNLDTKEAKSLFLLCSVFPEGYEIPVETLIRFAIGLGMVGEVWSYEEARSEVCAAKNKLISSCLLSDMGGGKRVKMHDLVRDVALCIASNDNKVIKCVLEKSAILESRSIRYLLCKEFPSELNCSSIELLCLETNSEVSDEMFRTMGRLQVLFLSCKGLGTSSLSTMSFKWLINLRCLWLKMWKLGDISSMGYMTKLESLTLLGCSFLELTEDVMAQLTKLRLLHLSECKMERNPFQVIGRRPSLEELYIDGETSKWDNGNGGQTEFFRNFRVPQALARYHIQLGHKFKGHGDKILSCRRTLILSCFDTSNASAVALAEKAEVLLLANIVGGAQNITPDIFQIEREGFMDYGWIQLWLCDSDEIKCLVENSNHPQQRLRNMFSRLRQLRLERMKKFGALYHGVPPSGLFEKLEHLYISKCPLKTRLFTPAIARGLQQLEKLEIFSCDELKHILEDEEISGQDHRVIFSKLKKLHIMGCQMLEYVIPVTFSQGLVQLESLDIDYCGELKYVFGECSTDGDTGHQNGINIEFPALQVLRLTDNWNMIGIFPQCYRAGWPSLHKFYLEYCPKLKIMSINTFKANECKDTLAIEKDFLSWETICIHKSKVETIFSLEQAEIIEQPVRLQLRHLELSHLRQMKHICVGLKNFFVFQNLKTLEIKRCEKLEVTFPASVMRCLPELKHLKIIKCRELKLIIEEGDAENHRLSNCVPPQPCFPKLSELIITDCQNLESLFLVPESNDLPNLEVLIIVGAGKLKELIRYEERQSDQIRNVQVKLPKLKLLMLMSMSNLCQEIELPSAALCVIDECPKFPLTSSVATFKEFERKISELDIDLEDLEIAGIDQWKVLDRVREINKSDQIEEEEAEIKIVGKSSYFDIPSTSTSPLDIAVHKAHSHELMDDQSVTELSFTNQQKPLGKIRAVQIPQSIEGIEKTCVGEVPASLKPISPIFGSEVVAKPLYKIPSINVEDKIKEGQKMQDVKDSIQEQEQPHLSDKQVVSNSNIEVHGDSSMITKLEAFKQFADLDDAQIALLAEAIAVYPHLWKVVEDFSMRFQAWMLKTLVDILFFLRNESPASVTPQGKKDFQKLCDEAIQLGFDKSWIHEMHQRVMVMVKDTNDNNNKVDHAQEQLGELLKKHDHLTEQLQSIKAEIVSLRDFVDSHKRCFDFL; encoded by the exons ATGATGGATTGCATTTCTGGTTTTGCCTCTTCCATTTCAAGAGATTTGGTGGTAGGAACAACAAATCAATTGCGCTATCCTTGTTGCTTCAATGATTTCATTGAAGACCttgaacaagaggaagaaaagTTAATCACAACAAGGAACAGTGTTGAAGACCGTGTTAAACATGCCAGAAAACAAGTAATAAAGAATGCTGAAGTTGTGAATGCATGGTTGGAGAAATCTAACCCTCTCAAAGATAAAGCAGAGGACTTAATAAGAAAAGCAAGAACAAACAAGAGTTGTTGTTTTGGCTACTGTCCAAATTGGATTTGGAAGTATCATCTAGCCAAGAAGTTagcaaaaagaagaaaggaagtTGAAATGTGTGTTCAAGAAGGTAAAATGTATATACAATATGAAAGGATTGCTTCACTTCCAAGCAAGCAACATTTCTTGGAAAATTGTTTGAAGTTTGATAGCAGAGAAGGTGACTATGAGGAGCTTCTAGAGGCACTGAAAGATGATGAGGTTACTACTATTGGATTGTatggcatgggaggttgtggtaaAACCACCATGGCTATGGAACTTATGAGGACTGCAGAAGCTGAGAATCTATTTGATAAGGTGCTTTTTGTGTCTGTGTCTAATATAGTAGATGTCAGGAAGATTCAAGATAGAATTGCCAGTGCTTTGCAGTTTCAGTTTCCAGAAGGAGGAGAATCGGAGAGAGCACAGCGCTTGCGCGCGAGATTGAATCTTGATGACCAGAGAACTCTTGTCATTCTAGATGATTTATGGCAATCACTTGATTTTGGTGTTATAGGAATTCCATCAGGTCAAAACCATAGAAACTGCAAGGTTCTCATCACTACACAATATGAAACAGTTTGTAGTCTGATGAATTGTCAAAGAATGATTTACTTATCAACCTTAACtgatgaagaagcatgggagCTTTTCCAGAATCAAGCACAACTATCCGGAAGCACTTCGGATAACTTGAAGCATCTGGGAAGACTGATTTCAGATGAATGCAAAGGATTGCCTGTTGCTATTGCTGCTCTGGCTAGCACTTTGAAAGGCAAGGCTGAAGATGATTGGAATGTTGCATTGGTTAGATTGAGGAATTCAATTCCGGTGAATATTGAGAGAGGTCTGAAAGATCCTTATAAATGCTTCAGAGTAAGCTATGACAACTTGGATACCAAAGAAGCCAAGTCACTTTTCTTGTTGTGTTCTGTGTTCCCTGAAGGTTATGAAATCCCGGTTGAAACTCTAATCAGATTTGCAATAGGACTTGGCATGGTTGGAGAAGTTTGGTCATATGAGGAGGCAAGGAGTGAAGTATGTGCAGCTAAGAACAAACTCATAAGTTCTTGTTTGCTATCAGATATGGGAGGAGGAAAGCGTGTCAAGATGCATGATTTGGTTCGCGATGTAGCCCTTTGCATTGCAAGCAATGACAACAAGGTGATCAAGTGTGTGTTAGAAAAGAGTGCAATTTTGGAATCCAGATCAATAAGGTATCTGTTGTGTAAGGAGTTTCCAAGTGAACTAAACTGTTCAAGTATTGAACTTCTATGCTTAGAAACAAATTCAGAAGTATCAGATGAAATGTTCAGAACAATGGGAAGGCTTCAAGTTCTGTTTCTTAGCTGCAAAGGCCTTGGTACTAGCTCATTATCAACCATGTCGTTTAAGTGGTTGATAAACCTTCGTTGTTTATGGCTGAAGATGTGGAAATTAGGTGACATCTCTTCCATGGGATATATGACAAAGCTCGAAAGCCTTACGCTGCTTGGTTGTTCATTCTTGGAGTTAACTGAAGATGTAATGGCACAACTAACAAAATTGAGGCTGCTACATTTGTCAGAATGCAAAATGGAGAGAAATCCTTTTCAAGTAATTGGAAGAAGGCCATCGTTGGAAGAACTTTACATTGATGGTGAGACATCTAAATGGGACAATGGTAATGGAGGCCAAACTGAATTCTTCAGAAATTTTAGAGTCCCTCAAGCATTGGCAAGGTACCATATACAACTAGGACACAAATTTAAGGGTCATGGAGATAAAATCCTTAGCTGCCGTAGAACCTTAATTCTTAGCTGTTTTGATACATCAAATGCATCAGCTGTGGCTTTGGCAGAGAAAGCAGAGGTTCTGCTTCTAGCAAATATTGTTGGAGGTGCACAAAATATCACACCTGATATATTCCAAATTGAAAGAGAAGGATTTATGGATTATGGCTGGATTCAGCTTTGGTTATGTGATTCTGATGAGATCAAGTGTTTGGTTGAAAACAGCAATCATCCCCAACAAAGGCTGAGAAATATGTTCTCTAGGTTGCGGCAACTAAGACTCGAAAGAATGAAGAAGTTTGGAGCTTTATATCATGGTGTGCCTCCTAGTGGCCTTTTTGAGAAGCTAGAGCATCTATATATAAGCAAATGTCCACTGAAAACACGTCTCTTCACACCTGCAATTGCTCGAGGTCTGCAACAGTTGGAAAAGCTAGAGATATTTTCATGTGATGAACTGAAGCATATACTTGAAGATGAGGAGATAAGTGGACAGGACCATAGGGTGATCTTCTCAAAATTGAAAAAACTTCATATTATGGGGTGCCAAATGCTAGAATATGTAATCCCAGTTACTTTTTCTCAAGGCCTTGTGCAATTGGAGTCTTTGGATATAGATTATTGTGGTGAGTTGAAATATGTGTTTGGAGAATGCAGCACAGATGGTGATACAGGTCATCAAAATGGAATCAACATTGAGTTTCCTGCGCTTCAGGTGCTTCGACTTACTGATAATTGGAACATGATTGGCATTTTCCCCCAGTGTTACAGAGCAGGATGGCCATCTCTGCATAAGTTTTATTTGGAATATTGTCCAAAGCTTAAGATAATGTCCATCAATACTTTCAAGGCTAATGAATGCAAG GACACACTGGCCATTGAGAAGGACTTCCTCTCTTGGGAAACCATATGTATACACAAGTCCAAAGTAGAAACTATTTTTAGCCTCGAACAGGCCGAGATCATTGAGCAACCGGTGAGATTACAGTTAAGACATCTAGAACTTTCGCATCTACGTCAGATGAAGCATATTTGTGTAGGTTTGAAAAACTTTTTTGTCTTCCAAAATCTAAAGACATTAGAGATCAAAAGATGTGAAAAGTTGGAGGTAACCTTTCCTGCTTCTGTTATGAGATGCCTTCCAGAGTTGAAGCATCTAAAGATTATAAAATGCCGGGAACTGAAGTTGATCATTGAAGAGGGTGATGCAGAGAATCACAGATTATCAAATTGTGTTCCTCCACAGCCATGCTTCCCAAAGCTGTCTGAACTGATTATCACAGACTGCCAGAACTTGGAAAGTTTATTCCTTGTCCCCGAATCGAATGATCTTCCAAATCTAGAAGTGCTCATCATAGTTGGAGCTGGTAAGCTAAAAGAATTGATCAGATATGAAGAAAGACAAAGTGATCAAATAAGAAACGTGCAAGTTAAGCTTCCAAAGCTTAAACTTCTAATGCTGATGTCCATGTCTAATCTTTGCCAAGAAATTGAACTGCCCTCTGCAGCACTTTGTGTCATCGATGAATGTCCAAAATTCCCTCTGACTTCATCGGTTGCTACCTTCAAGGAGTTTGAACGAAAAATCTCTGAATTGGATATAG atctggaGGATCTGGAAATAGCTGGAATTGATCAATGGAAAGTACTCGACAGGGTTCGCGAGATTAATAAATCAGATCAG attgaagaagaagaagcagagaTCAAAATTGTTGGAAAATCTTCTTATTTTGATATACCATCTACATCTACAAGTCCCTTGGACATTGCTGTACATAAAGCACACTCACAT GAGTTAATGGATGACCAATCAGTTACTGAACTATCTTTCACAAATCAACAAAAGCCTCTCGGCAAAATCAGGGCAGTTCAAATTCCACAG AGTATTGAAGGAATAGAGAAAACCTGTGTTGGAGAAGTTCCAGCATCACTGAAGCCAATATCACCAATTTTTGGTTCAGAAGTAGTAGCAAAACCTCTATATAAAATACCCTCTATT AATGTTGAAGACAAGATTAAAGAAGGCCAAAAAATGCAGGATGTTAAAGATAGTATCCAAGAGCAAGAGCAACCTCACTTATCAGATAAGCAAGTTGTCTCTAATAGCAATATTGAGGTTCATGGAG ATTCGTCGATGATAACGAAATTGGAAGCATTTAAGCAGTTTGCTGATCTTGATGATGCACAAATTGCACTGCTTGCTGAGGCAATAGCTGTGTATCCTCATCTTTGGAAAGTTGTTGAGGATTTCAGCATGCGCTTTCAAGCTTGGATGTTGAAGACTTTGGTAGATATATTATTCTTCCTCCGGAACGAATCTCCGGCCAGTGTTACTCCTCAAGGGAAGAAGGACTTCCAGAAACTCTGTGATGAAGCTATTCAGTTGGGATTTGACAAGTCATGGATTCATGAAATGCATCAACGTGTTATGGTTATGGTTAAGGATactaatgataataataataaggtggATCATGCACAAGAACAACTTGGTGAGCTTCTTAAGAAGCATGATCATCTAACTGAGCAACTTCAAAGCATTAAGGCTGAAATTGTTAGTCTCAGAGACTTTGTTGATTCTCACAAAAGATGTTTTGATTTtctttga
- the LOC130940485 gene encoding uncharacterized protein LOC130940485, protein MNKGQSPEPLDFFIWTVEDVGLWLETINLGSYRQTFKEHGVNGEYLEGMSMFTTEQILRFIRRCHMRWGDFITLCKELRRIKVACLKGEQKVRRPWWAPACLSTVFLKVAKSNRQSRVVSLKLEP, encoded by the exons ATGAACAAGGGACAGTCACCGGAGCCTCTAGATTTCTTCATCTGGACTGTTGAG GATGTTGGCTTGTGGCTGGAGACTATAAATCTTGGCAGTTACCGCCAAACTTTTAAAGAACATGGTGTTAATGGCGAATACTTGGAAGGAATGTCTATGTTCACAACTGAGCAGATCCTTCGTTTCATAAGACGCTGCCACATGAGGTGGGGAGACTTCATTACATTGTGCAAGGAATTGAGACGGATTAAAG TGGCTTGTCTGAAAGGGGAGCAAAAGGTGCGGCGGCCGTGGTGGGCACCGGCATGCCTATCCACAGTGTTCTTAAAAGTTGCAAAATCCAACAGACAATCAAGAGTGGTTTCTTTGAAGCTGGAGCCATAG
- the LOC130941853 gene encoding putative disease resistance protein RGA3 isoform X2, whose protein sequence is MMDCISGFASSISRDLVVGTTNQLRYPCCFNDFIEDLEQEEEKLITTRNSVEDRVKHARKQVIKNAEVVNAWLEKSNPLKDKAEDLIRKARTNKSCCFGYCPNWIWKYHLAKKLAKRRKEVEMCVQEGKMYIQYERIASLPSKQHFLENCLKFDSREGDYEELLEALKDDEVTTIGLYGMGGCGKTTMAMELMRTAEAENLFDKVLFVSVSNIVDVRKIQDRIASALQFQFPEGGESERAQRLRARLNLDDQRTLVILDDLWQSLDFGVIGIPSGQNHRNCKVLITTQYETVCSLMNCQRMIYLSTLTDEEAWELFQNQAQLSGSTSDNLKHLGRLISDECKGLPVAIAALASTLKGKAEDDWNVALVRLRNSIPVNIERGLKDPYKCFRVSYDNLDTKEAKSLFLLCSVFPEGYEIPVETLIRFAIGLGMVGEVWSYEEARSEVCAAKNKLISSCLLSDMGGGKRVKMHDLVRDVALCIASNDNKVIKCVLEKSAILESRSIRYLLCKEFPSELNCSSIELLCLETNSEVSDEMFRTMGRLQVLFLSCKGLGTSSLSTMSFKWLINLRCLWLKMWKLGDISSMGYMTKLESLTLLGCSFLELTEDVMAQLTKLRLLHLSECKMERNPFQVIGRRPSLEELYIDGETSKWDNGNGGQTEFFRNFRVPQALARYHIQLGHKFKGHGDKILSCRRTLILSCFDTSNASAVALAEKAEVLLLANIVGGAQNITPDIFQIEREGFMDYGWIQLWLCDSDEIKCLVENSNHPQQRLRNMFSRLRQLRLERMKKFGALYHGVPPSGLFEKLEHLYISKCPLKTRLFTPAIARGLQQLEKLEIFSCDELKHILEDEEISGQDHRVIFSKLKKLHIMGCQMLEYVIPVTFSQGLVQLESLDIDYCGELKYVFGECSTDGDTGHQNGINIEFPALQVLRLTDNWNMIGIFPQCYRAGWPSLHKFYLEYCPKLKIMSINTFKANECKDTLAIEKDFLSWETICIHKSKVETIFSLEQAEIIEQPVRLQLRHLELSHLRQMKHICVGLKNFFVFQNLKTLEIKRCEKLEVTFPASVMRCLPELKHLKIIKCRELKLIIEEGDAENHRLSNCVPPQPCFPKLSELIITDCQNLESLFLVPESNDLPNLEVLIIVGAGKLKELIRYEERQSDQIRNVQVKLPKLKLLMLMSMSNLCQEIELPSAALCVIDECPKFPLTSSVATFKEFERKISELDIDLEDLEIAGIDQWKVLDRVREINKSDQIEEEEAEIKIVGKSSYFDIPSTSTSPLDIAVHKAHSHELMDDQSVTELSFTNQQKPLGKIRAVQIPQSIEGIEKTCVGEVPASLKPISPIFGSENVEDKIKEGQKMQDVKDSIQEQEQPHLSDKQVVSNSNIEVHGDSSMITKLEAFKQFADLDDAQIALLAEAIAVYPHLWKVVEDFSMRFQAWMLKTLVDILFFLRNESPASVTPQGKKDFQKLCDEAIQLGFDKSWIHEMHQRVMVMVKDTNDNNNKVDHAQEQLGELLKKHDHLTEQLQSIKAEIVSLRDFVDSHKRCFDFL, encoded by the exons ATGATGGATTGCATTTCTGGTTTTGCCTCTTCCATTTCAAGAGATTTGGTGGTAGGAACAACAAATCAATTGCGCTATCCTTGTTGCTTCAATGATTTCATTGAAGACCttgaacaagaggaagaaaagTTAATCACAACAAGGAACAGTGTTGAAGACCGTGTTAAACATGCCAGAAAACAAGTAATAAAGAATGCTGAAGTTGTGAATGCATGGTTGGAGAAATCTAACCCTCTCAAAGATAAAGCAGAGGACTTAATAAGAAAAGCAAGAACAAACAAGAGTTGTTGTTTTGGCTACTGTCCAAATTGGATTTGGAAGTATCATCTAGCCAAGAAGTTagcaaaaagaagaaaggaagtTGAAATGTGTGTTCAAGAAGGTAAAATGTATATACAATATGAAAGGATTGCTTCACTTCCAAGCAAGCAACATTTCTTGGAAAATTGTTTGAAGTTTGATAGCAGAGAAGGTGACTATGAGGAGCTTCTAGAGGCACTGAAAGATGATGAGGTTACTACTATTGGATTGTatggcatgggaggttgtggtaaAACCACCATGGCTATGGAACTTATGAGGACTGCAGAAGCTGAGAATCTATTTGATAAGGTGCTTTTTGTGTCTGTGTCTAATATAGTAGATGTCAGGAAGATTCAAGATAGAATTGCCAGTGCTTTGCAGTTTCAGTTTCCAGAAGGAGGAGAATCGGAGAGAGCACAGCGCTTGCGCGCGAGATTGAATCTTGATGACCAGAGAACTCTTGTCATTCTAGATGATTTATGGCAATCACTTGATTTTGGTGTTATAGGAATTCCATCAGGTCAAAACCATAGAAACTGCAAGGTTCTCATCACTACACAATATGAAACAGTTTGTAGTCTGATGAATTGTCAAAGAATGATTTACTTATCAACCTTAACtgatgaagaagcatgggagCTTTTCCAGAATCAAGCACAACTATCCGGAAGCACTTCGGATAACTTGAAGCATCTGGGAAGACTGATTTCAGATGAATGCAAAGGATTGCCTGTTGCTATTGCTGCTCTGGCTAGCACTTTGAAAGGCAAGGCTGAAGATGATTGGAATGTTGCATTGGTTAGATTGAGGAATTCAATTCCGGTGAATATTGAGAGAGGTCTGAAAGATCCTTATAAATGCTTCAGAGTAAGCTATGACAACTTGGATACCAAAGAAGCCAAGTCACTTTTCTTGTTGTGTTCTGTGTTCCCTGAAGGTTATGAAATCCCGGTTGAAACTCTAATCAGATTTGCAATAGGACTTGGCATGGTTGGAGAAGTTTGGTCATATGAGGAGGCAAGGAGTGAAGTATGTGCAGCTAAGAACAAACTCATAAGTTCTTGTTTGCTATCAGATATGGGAGGAGGAAAGCGTGTCAAGATGCATGATTTGGTTCGCGATGTAGCCCTTTGCATTGCAAGCAATGACAACAAGGTGATCAAGTGTGTGTTAGAAAAGAGTGCAATTTTGGAATCCAGATCAATAAGGTATCTGTTGTGTAAGGAGTTTCCAAGTGAACTAAACTGTTCAAGTATTGAACTTCTATGCTTAGAAACAAATTCAGAAGTATCAGATGAAATGTTCAGAACAATGGGAAGGCTTCAAGTTCTGTTTCTTAGCTGCAAAGGCCTTGGTACTAGCTCATTATCAACCATGTCGTTTAAGTGGTTGATAAACCTTCGTTGTTTATGGCTGAAGATGTGGAAATTAGGTGACATCTCTTCCATGGGATATATGACAAAGCTCGAAAGCCTTACGCTGCTTGGTTGTTCATTCTTGGAGTTAACTGAAGATGTAATGGCACAACTAACAAAATTGAGGCTGCTACATTTGTCAGAATGCAAAATGGAGAGAAATCCTTTTCAAGTAATTGGAAGAAGGCCATCGTTGGAAGAACTTTACATTGATGGTGAGACATCTAAATGGGACAATGGTAATGGAGGCCAAACTGAATTCTTCAGAAATTTTAGAGTCCCTCAAGCATTGGCAAGGTACCATATACAACTAGGACACAAATTTAAGGGTCATGGAGATAAAATCCTTAGCTGCCGTAGAACCTTAATTCTTAGCTGTTTTGATACATCAAATGCATCAGCTGTGGCTTTGGCAGAGAAAGCAGAGGTTCTGCTTCTAGCAAATATTGTTGGAGGTGCACAAAATATCACACCTGATATATTCCAAATTGAAAGAGAAGGATTTATGGATTATGGCTGGATTCAGCTTTGGTTATGTGATTCTGATGAGATCAAGTGTTTGGTTGAAAACAGCAATCATCCCCAACAAAGGCTGAGAAATATGTTCTCTAGGTTGCGGCAACTAAGACTCGAAAGAATGAAGAAGTTTGGAGCTTTATATCATGGTGTGCCTCCTAGTGGCCTTTTTGAGAAGCTAGAGCATCTATATATAAGCAAATGTCCACTGAAAACACGTCTCTTCACACCTGCAATTGCTCGAGGTCTGCAACAGTTGGAAAAGCTAGAGATATTTTCATGTGATGAACTGAAGCATATACTTGAAGATGAGGAGATAAGTGGACAGGACCATAGGGTGATCTTCTCAAAATTGAAAAAACTTCATATTATGGGGTGCCAAATGCTAGAATATGTAATCCCAGTTACTTTTTCTCAAGGCCTTGTGCAATTGGAGTCTTTGGATATAGATTATTGTGGTGAGTTGAAATATGTGTTTGGAGAATGCAGCACAGATGGTGATACAGGTCATCAAAATGGAATCAACATTGAGTTTCCTGCGCTTCAGGTGCTTCGACTTACTGATAATTGGAACATGATTGGCATTTTCCCCCAGTGTTACAGAGCAGGATGGCCATCTCTGCATAAGTTTTATTTGGAATATTGTCCAAAGCTTAAGATAATGTCCATCAATACTTTCAAGGCTAATGAATGCAAG GACACACTGGCCATTGAGAAGGACTTCCTCTCTTGGGAAACCATATGTATACACAAGTCCAAAGTAGAAACTATTTTTAGCCTCGAACAGGCCGAGATCATTGAGCAACCGGTGAGATTACAGTTAAGACATCTAGAACTTTCGCATCTACGTCAGATGAAGCATATTTGTGTAGGTTTGAAAAACTTTTTTGTCTTCCAAAATCTAAAGACATTAGAGATCAAAAGATGTGAAAAGTTGGAGGTAACCTTTCCTGCTTCTGTTATGAGATGCCTTCCAGAGTTGAAGCATCTAAAGATTATAAAATGCCGGGAACTGAAGTTGATCATTGAAGAGGGTGATGCAGAGAATCACAGATTATCAAATTGTGTTCCTCCACAGCCATGCTTCCCAAAGCTGTCTGAACTGATTATCACAGACTGCCAGAACTTGGAAAGTTTATTCCTTGTCCCCGAATCGAATGATCTTCCAAATCTAGAAGTGCTCATCATAGTTGGAGCTGGTAAGCTAAAAGAATTGATCAGATATGAAGAAAGACAAAGTGATCAAATAAGAAACGTGCAAGTTAAGCTTCCAAAGCTTAAACTTCTAATGCTGATGTCCATGTCTAATCTTTGCCAAGAAATTGAACTGCCCTCTGCAGCACTTTGTGTCATCGATGAATGTCCAAAATTCCCTCTGACTTCATCGGTTGCTACCTTCAAGGAGTTTGAACGAAAAATCTCTGAATTGGATATAG atctggaGGATCTGGAAATAGCTGGAATTGATCAATGGAAAGTACTCGACAGGGTTCGCGAGATTAATAAATCAGATCAG attgaagaagaagaagcagagaTCAAAATTGTTGGAAAATCTTCTTATTTTGATATACCATCTACATCTACAAGTCCCTTGGACATTGCTGTACATAAAGCACACTCACAT GAGTTAATGGATGACCAATCAGTTACTGAACTATCTTTCACAAATCAACAAAAGCCTCTCGGCAAAATCAGGGCAGTTCAAATTCCACAG AGTATTGAAGGAATAGAGAAAACCTGTGTTGGAGAAGTTCCAGCATCACTGAAGCCAATATCACCAATTTTTGGTTCAGAA AATGTTGAAGACAAGATTAAAGAAGGCCAAAAAATGCAGGATGTTAAAGATAGTATCCAAGAGCAAGAGCAACCTCACTTATCAGATAAGCAAGTTGTCTCTAATAGCAATATTGAGGTTCATGGAG ATTCGTCGATGATAACGAAATTGGAAGCATTTAAGCAGTTTGCTGATCTTGATGATGCACAAATTGCACTGCTTGCTGAGGCAATAGCTGTGTATCCTCATCTTTGGAAAGTTGTTGAGGATTTCAGCATGCGCTTTCAAGCTTGGATGTTGAAGACTTTGGTAGATATATTATTCTTCCTCCGGAACGAATCTCCGGCCAGTGTTACTCCTCAAGGGAAGAAGGACTTCCAGAAACTCTGTGATGAAGCTATTCAGTTGGGATTTGACAAGTCATGGATTCATGAAATGCATCAACGTGTTATGGTTATGGTTAAGGATactaatgataataataataaggtggATCATGCACAAGAACAACTTGGTGAGCTTCTTAAGAAGCATGATCATCTAACTGAGCAACTTCAAAGCATTAAGGCTGAAATTGTTAGTCTCAGAGACTTTGTTGATTCTCACAAAAGATGTTTTGATTTtctttga